The Sphingobacteriaceae bacterium genome has a window encoding:
- a CDS encoding AAA domain-containing protein, whose translation MSAKSMGLAQSFVEITNELIQALGEEITAIKKGAGTHNYSLHDGRLKGVTGRRFTYTFLLGSELSVPNDSPARLTVGNETYDAMVISLEGSEISISVNVDLGPHVPKALLNVEPYFLLEILQRRLEEAANGQISANSEMALKLFGRSSPKALAVSRPAEPALLAELNQEQREAVTRSLGQEITFIWGPPGTGKTRTVGNLVRLLADRGERVLVTSHTNAAVDAAIKPVVQHLPPQDVEDGAVVRIGEPQLQDPEVVNNTLQAVVDRKGAQLRRRRQDLERELARLQSEQRRIESAIAAYEAVHRAGERVQGLSRSVGQLHHQRAGIETSLASRANSIEELEAQLTEAEHMGFVQRIISRRNPEAIRRKIENRRQEMHQLAESRDDLQRRITELEQQIASAQKEGEEAAQRLKTLGDLPPAGELEKTRDRLRQDMAQQEASIARVDRELEELELRVLEEARVIGATLFRLVLTEDLYSKPFDTVIVDEASMVPLTNLWFAAMLAKQRVVITGDFRQLAPIANANDPKKYPMAARWLRRDAFQEAGVVGEDGLVNLQDHCLAFLSKQYRMHPSIGDLVNTLVYSKDGHPLEHMADERELQPIINALPAPGSPLVLCNTSQVNPWCAREPHGYSRYNIYSAVTSVRLAAAALAAGVESVGVVAPYRLQVQLMATLVQEYGLPREQVEVATVHRFQGGERDVIVLDLVDGPPYRIGRLMKGGFPTEASRLINVACSRAKAKLIVVAHTRHLTAKSDPADSLTDLLQYMGRYAHWLDASTVVGDYAEADIQKAIETFRKPA comes from the coding sequence ATGAGCGCCAAGAGCATGGGATTGGCCCAGAGCTTCGTCGAGATCACCAACGAACTAATACAAGCTCTTGGGGAAGAGATTACGGCTATCAAAAAAGGGGCTGGCACCCACAACTATTCCCTGCACGACGGTCGTTTAAAGGGAGTCACAGGGAGAAGGTTCACCTATACTTTTCTGCTGGGTTCCGAGCTTTCCGTGCCAAACGATTCCCCTGCCAGGCTGACTGTCGGAAACGAGACCTACGACGCGATGGTGATCAGCCTTGAGGGGTCTGAGATTTCCATTTCTGTGAACGTAGATTTAGGTCCCCACGTGCCGAAGGCCTTGCTGAACGTGGAGCCGTACTTCCTCCTAGAAATATTACAACGCCGACTAGAAGAAGCAGCCAACGGCCAGATCTCGGCGAACTCAGAGATGGCCCTCAAACTGTTCGGTCGTTCCTCGCCGAAGGCTCTGGCGGTCTCGCGGCCTGCTGAACCGGCCCTTTTAGCTGAACTCAACCAGGAACAGCGGGAGGCGGTCACCCGGAGCCTCGGCCAGGAGATCACTTTCATCTGGGGCCCGCCCGGGACCGGCAAGACCCGCACGGTGGGCAACCTGGTCCGGCTGCTGGCGGATCGTGGTGAACGGGTGCTGGTCACCTCCCATACCAATGCCGCGGTGGATGCCGCCATCAAACCCGTGGTGCAGCATCTACCACCCCAGGATGTTGAAGACGGAGCCGTTGTCCGCATCGGGGAGCCCCAGCTTCAGGACCCTGAAGTTGTAAACAACACCCTGCAGGCAGTGGTAGACCGAAAGGGAGCACAACTGCGAAGGCGCCGCCAAGACCTGGAGAGAGAACTGGCACGTCTGCAGTCTGAGCAGCGCCGCATCGAGTCGGCTATCGCTGCCTATGAGGCCGTACATCGTGCCGGCGAGCGAGTTCAGGGACTCAGCCGCTCAGTGGGGCAGCTCCACCATCAGCGGGCCGGCATCGAAACGTCCCTTGCCTCCCGGGCCAACTCCATCGAAGAACTTGAAGCCCAATTGACTGAAGCTGAGCATATGGGCTTCGTGCAACGGATCATTTCCCGACGCAACCCGGAAGCTATCCGGCGGAAAATCGAAAACCGGCGGCAGGAGATGCACCAACTGGCAGAGAGCCGGGACGACCTGCAGCGGCGGATCACAGAGCTGGAGCAGCAAATTGCCTCTGCGCAAAAGGAAGGTGAAGAGGCAGCCCAGCGCTTGAAGACACTAGGCGACCTGCCGCCGGCAGGAGAGTTGGAGAAGACGCGGGACCGGCTGCGGCAGGACATGGCGCAACAGGAGGCATCCATCGCCCGGGTTGACCGGGAGCTGGAGGAACTGGAGCTTCGAGTCCTGGAAGAAGCACGGGTGATCGGCGCCACATTGTTCCGCCTGGTCCTTACGGAAGACCTCTACAGCAAGCCCTTCGACACGGTAATTGTGGATGAGGCCAGCATGGTTCCCCTGACAAACCTTTGGTTCGCAGCCATGCTGGCAAAGCAGAGGGTAGTGATTACCGGCGACTTTCGTCAGTTGGCCCCCATCGCAAACGCCAACGACCCCAAGAAGTACCCTATGGCAGCCCGTTGGCTGCGCAGGGATGCCTTTCAGGAAGCGGGTGTCGTCGGTGAGGACGGGCTGGTCAATCTGCAAGACCATTGTCTGGCCTTTCTCAGCAAGCAGTACCGAATGCATCCCAGCATAGGCGATCTGGTGAATACGCTGGTCTACAGCAAAGACGGCCATCCCCTGGAGCACATGGCAGACGAAAGGGAGCTGCAGCCCATCATCAATGCCCTTCCCGCTCCCGGATCGCCTCTGGTGCTGTGCAATACTTCCCAGGTAAATCCTTGGTGTGCCCGGGAACCCCACGGCTATTCCCGATACAACATCTACAGTGCAGTGACATCGGTGCGCCTTGCGGCGGCCGCTTTGGCAGCAGGGGTGGAAAGTGTGGGGGTGGTTGCCCCTTACCGCCTCCAGGTCCAGTTGATGGCGACCCTCGTGCAGGAATACGGCCTCCCGCGGGAGCAGGTGGAAGTGGCAACAGTGCATCGATTCCAGGGCGGTGAACGGGATGTCATCGTACTGGATCTGGTGGACGGCCCGCCCTACCGCATAGGTCGACTGATGAAGGGAGGTTTCCCAACGGAGGCCTCTAGGTTAATCAACGTTGCCTGTTCCCGGGCCAAGGCAAAGTTGATCGTCGTCGCCCATACCCGCCACCT